Below is a genomic region from Echinicola rosea.
TTTTGCAGTTAAGTAATGTAGTTTGGCTAAGGCAATGTGAAACTGGATTTCTGCCGTAGCTTTCATCTTTTCATATTTGAGCAGCTGCTGTTGCATACGCAGCACTTCTTCAAATTCCTTTCCTGAATTACCATAAGCGGTAAAAAGCAGGTTGAGTGCTTGATCGGTTTCCTGAATTTGCTGACCGTATAAGGCAAGTAATTCTTGTTGCTGTTGCATCTCAAACCAGGCCATATCATAGCCGGAAGTGAGTGTATTGGCATAGTCTTCCTTTTGGAGTGCATAGCTCTTTTGTATGAGTTTCGCCTCTTTCACCGCTGCTTTGTATTTACCTCTGAAAAGGGGAATGCTTACAGATACCATCGGCATTAGGGCATTTTTGCCATTGTCGTGTGGAGCAGCCATGCCAGAAGCCAGATCGGTACGCTCTCCGATCATTACATAATCCAGTCCTAACCCGAATTTTGGAAGCCCTTGCTTATGTGCTACCTCTTCACTTGCCTCACTGGATGCAATTTTTAAATCCAGTTCTTCCAGTACAGGGTTGTTCAGCAACAAAGAGTCCTTCCTGAAGGTTGTTGGTAAAGGTTGAATTATAAGGGAATCCCGGACAGTAATCAATGCATCTTCCTTTCTGTTAAGCAGTTTATTAAACCTTGTCACCAGCGGTTTTTCCTTATCTTCCAGAATACTCAGATTGGTCACGGCATCTTTCAACATGATATCCACTCTTAGCACATCGACCATAGTACCCGTACCATTTTCAAATTTCTTGTTGGCAATGGTCTTATAGGATTCCAGAATTTCTATATTCTCACGTTCAATCTCTTTCCATTGATTGAGTTCATAAAGCGGATAATAGGCTGCCTCCACCTGATAATACAATAGGTTCCTGGCATCCAGAAAAGACTGGTATTTAGCTTCAGCCATCAAAGCTGCAGCATTACCCTGTGCTTTCAATGTACCAAACCAGGGAAACATCTGTGTTAAAGAAAACCTGGCCCTTTGAGGTCCCACCCTGGTTTCCACAGGCGATATGAAATAGCCAAAAGAGAAACTAGGATCAGACAAGGTATTTACCTGCTCCACTTTCTGGATGGCTGCTTCAAAAGCCGCGTATTTTGCCTGTAGACCAGGATTATTCTTGGCCGCTATTTCAAAATAATCCTCAGGAGCCTGTGCAAAGCCTATTCCGCTCCCGAGAAATAGAAGGATGAGGACATTTATAATTACTTTCATGATCGTGTCTTTTTTATTTTCCTTTCTTCTCTCATGCTGTAAAGCACTGGAACAATGAAAATGCTCACCAGGGCAAACGCCATTCCTCCAAATGAAGGGATGGCCATTGGAATCATAATATCTGAACCACGTCCCGTAGAAGTGAGTACGGGCAGCAGGGCTATCATGGTAGTCGAAACAGTCATCAGGGCCGGACGTATTCTTCTCAAGCCAGCTTCCACAACAGCTTCTCTGACTTGGTTCAAATTTTCAGGACGGTTTCTTTCAAAGCTCTGGTCCAAATAGGTGGCAATAAGTACCCCATCGTCCGTAGCGATGCCAAAAAGAGCTATAAAGCCCACCCAAACGGCCACACTCAAGTTGATGGTGTGCATCTGAAAGAGGTCTCGCATATTAGTGCCGAACAGGGAAAAGTTGACAAACCAGTCTTGTCCATATAACCAAAGCATAATAAATCCGCCACTAAAAGCCATCGCAATACCGGAAAATACCATTAGGGAAGTAGAAACCGATTTAAACTGGAAATAGAGTATGAGAAAGACAATCCCCAGAACCAATGGCACAATGATGGAAAGCCTTTTTTCTGCCCTTACCTGATTTTCATAGCTTCCGGAAAACTTATAGCTGATTCCTGAGGGAACAATTAAGTCCCCTTCATCTATACTCGCCTGAATAGCCGCCTGTGCGTCATTGACTACCCCAACTTCAGAATACCCATCTCTTTTATCAAACAGTACATAACCTACCAAAAAGGTCTCTTCACTCTTGATCGCCTGTGGTCCGCGTACATATTCAAAGTCCACTACTTGACTGATCGGTATTTGCGCCCCAGTTGGTGTAGGCAACAGGATTTTACCCAGTGATTCGGGATCGTCCCGAAGCTCCCTGGGATAGCGGACTCTGACTGGAAAGCGCTCACGCCCTTCTACCGTAGAAGTAATTTTCATCCCCCCTATGGCCGTTTCAACGGTCTGTTGTACGTCTTCAACATTCAATCCATAGCGTGAAATCTCATCCCGGTTAATATTTAAATGAAGATAAGGCTTACCCACAATCCGGTCTGCAAATGCAGCTTCTGCCTTTACAGAAGGAACATTTTTGAGTATTTCTTCCAACCGAAGCCCAAAATCCTCAATGGTTTTAAGATCGGGACCGTATACTTTGATCCCCATTGGAGCACGCATGCCTGTTTGAAGCATGACCAGTCTGGTTTCAATGGGTTGTAGTTTAGGCGCAGAAGTAACTCCCGGTATTTTGGTAACCTTCACAATTTCATTCCAAATGTCATCCGGGGATTTTATCTGAGGCCTCCAGTTTCGGAAATAATTCCCATTATCATCAGGTATAAGTTCCTCCACGGTAATCCCCCGGTCTATAGCCTCATCATTAGTAAGACTATCGCCGCTATCAAGGATAAAACGGTCTTCCTTATCCACTTTAAACCTTACCCGGTGCCCTTTTGCATTGAGCATATACTCCGGTTTATAATTGATGATATTTTCATACATTGAAATAGGTGCAGGATCCAGGGCAGACTCTACACGTCCAAGTTTTCCCACCGTGAGGTCCACCTCAGGAATATTAGTCAGCAACATATCCAGCTGTCCTACGACCTTGCGGTTAAATTCTACACCGGAATGCGGCATGGAGGTTGGCATTAGCAGAAAACTTCCTTCATCAAGGGAAGGCATAAACTCCTTTCCTACACCAGGGAAGCTATGCGTTAAGCCTGACCAGATTTTGGTGGTCTTAATATCCCAGCCTAAAGCATCAAACCCTTTTGCGGCAAAACCAAAAACCGCATTAAAACCCAACCATACATTGGCCCCTACCAGTATCAGGAAGGAAGGTATTAATAGAAATTTGACTTTATTGTCCAAACACCATTTCAGAATTACTTTATAGTAATATTCCAAAACAGAAAAGGAGCCTAAAATAAGCCCTAGCAGAAGGCCCACAAAAATTACATTAAGCAACAGACTTTTACCTGCTCCAAGTGGCAGCCAATATCTGGCCAGTAACCAGGTTATTCCCAGCACAGCAATGATAAGATCCGCTTTTCGGACAATTTTCACATACCATTTTCCAGAATCCTTGTGCGTTTCATGGTACTTGTTTTTTAGGATACCGGACAGGCCATAAAGGGCCAGTACAATGCCTCCCCAATAGTGGCCAAGTATAATGGCTAGAACCCCGATCAGCATTAATCCTATATTTACACCTCTTGCTAGGGCCTTGTTCTTTATCCTGGCCCCAAAAAACCAATGTGCGAGTGTTGGCAATATGATCAATGAAACGATCAAGGCAGCAATCAGGGCAAATGTTTTGGTAAAGGCCAAAGGACCGAATAATTTCCCCTCCGCTGCCTGCATGGTAAATACCGGAATAAAACTCACTATCGTGGTAGATACCGCCGTAAGTATTGCAGTAGCGACTTCAGTAGAGCCATTATAAATGGTCTCCTTGAGTTGTTGGCCAGGAGGGGCCTCATCCATGTGTTTAATGATGTTTTCAGAAAGTATAATTCCCAGATCCACCATAGTACCAATAGCAATGGCAATCCCTGATAATGCTACAATATTGGCATCTACCCCAAAATACCGCATGGCAATAAATACCATCAACACGGCAATAGGCAGAATGCTTGAAATAAGCAATGATGCCCGCAGGTTGTAAACCATCACGATAACTACAAGAATGGAGATAAGAATTTCCAATGACAGGGCTTCTTCCAAAGTTCCCAATGTTTCATAGATGAGTTCTGAACGGTCGTAAAAGGGTACGATGGTTAGCTGGCTCTCCCTTCCGTCTGCCAACGTTTTTTTCGGCAGTCCGGGAGCAATTTCCTTAATCTTATCCTTTACATTATTAATGACTTCCAATGGATTTGCACCGTAACGGGCTACCACAACGCCCCCCACTACTTCGGCACCATCTTTATCCAACAGCCCTCTTCGGGTGGCAGGTCCTAAAGTAGCTACACCGACATCCTTTATCCTTATGGGTACATTATCCTGCACCGCCACCACGGCTTTTTCCAGGTCTTCTACCTGCTTGATGTAACCTAGTCCTCTAACCAGGTACTCAGCCTGATTGATCTCAATGGTTTTGGCCCCTACATCCTTATTGGACCGCTGTACCGCCTGCATAACTTTATGCAAGGGTATTTCATAAGCCTTAAGGGCGTCAGGGTTGACATCTATTTGGTATTCCTGCACAAATCCGCCTATAGATGCCACTTCAGAGACTCCCTCAGTTGCATTCAGTCCGTACTTGACGTAGAAGTCCTGTACAGTACGGATTTCGTGTAAATCCCAGCCTCCGGTAGGATTTCCTTCTTTATCACGGCCCTCTATCGTGTACCAGTACACCTGTCCCAAGGCCGTAGCATCGGGCCCCAGAGCCGGTTGTACCCCCTCAGGCAACAGGCCTGAAGGAAGCGCATTGAGCTTTTCAAGAATACGTGAGCGGGACCAGTAGAACTCTACATCTTCATTGAAAATGATGAAAATACTGGAGAAACCAAATATAGATGAACTGCGTATGGATTTCACCCCTGGAATACCTAGCAGGTAAGTCGTCAGAGGATAAGAAATCTGGTCTTCAATATCCTGCGGAGACCGGCCTTGCCACTGGGTAAACACAATCTGCTGGTTCTCACCGATATCAGGAATGGCATCTACTGGTACCGGATCAGATGGCAAGGTCCCCATCTTCCAGCCAAACGGAGCGGTAACGATACCCCAAACTATAAATCCTGACAATACAAGCACGGTAACTAACTTGTTATCAAGGAAGTACCTAATGATTTTATTTAGCATAATTCGATTTTTTTAAGGAATAAACTCCCAAAAATTATTAACCCCTCAAATAGGGGATTTAGCATTAAGGTTATCCCTAATGCACCACAAAAACCAAATTATGCGATTTAAATTAGAAAGGATTGAAACATTACCTGCCGGTCTTGCTTCAACAAAGGAGGGGAATAATCGGTGTAAACGGTAGAGTGATCCTGATTAAAAGGATCAATACCTAAATAACTGTAAACAAAAGGGATAAAAAAATCAACATTGATCGAATTAAGGGACGTCTTGCTGAATATGGCTTCATCAGATTCGATAGTAGTGTAATGGTTATCACAGCACTTATCTTTAACAACCGTCCTCTCCGCAAATGAGTCATCAGTATTATCCAATTCTGAATGATTCATGCCGCAATCCAACTCCCCATTTCCAAGCATCAGGGCAGATTTAACCGCAATTCCACAACATAGATGGGTGGCCCAAGTAACCCCAATGTTACTCAAAAGCATCACAATCAGTAAGAATATGGAAACTGCTTTTTTCACCTAATTACCGTTAAGAAAATAGTTAGTTTAATTTCTTCCCACAATTATCCAAAATTTCGGGCTGATTACACTTATAGAATTTTGGTTTAATATTATAAGTTTTTGTACTAACATCAAAGAAGCCTGACCAATAAATGGGAAAAAATCACATAATTTCCTCTATTCGAGCCTCCCACGTACCACTTAATTCTCTGTCTGATTTATCCTTAATTAAAAGCCTGGCTTTTATTATTCCAGGATTTAAAGACCTGATTATTTCCCGGGTAGTATCAGAGGTAACTTGGAAGGTTTCGTCATTGACCTTTATTTGCCAAGTGCCTTCACTCTTGCACAGCTCACCGGTTAAAACTACCTCAGCCCTGCGAGCAGAAAATCCATTATTCTTTACTTCTTCCTGAATCTTTTGCAATGTCAGCTTATTATCCGGTGATAGCGTGAGGTAGGCTTTCCCATCATTGAGGCTTACTTTTATGCTTCCCAGTCCACCCATTTTCTTGAGCCCACGTTCCAGGCCATAGGCGCAAGGGGCACAATCCATTCCAAATACCTCCTGATCTACTTTGACCAGCTGTGCCATTGCACTGCCAAAGCTGAAAATGCTTATTACTAATATAATTCCTATCTTTTTCATATTTCTTTTTATTAAATGTTACAACCAATAACTTATATTCATTGAAAGCCTATATCGCTCTTGAGGGCCTTGCACGATATCCTGATAGACCGGAAATAAAGCCCCGAAGGATATTCCCCAGGCACCATAAAGACCAAGAAAGGAAGGCCCAAGCATTACTTTCTTTCCTCTTTGATCAATGGGAGAAATCTGGCCCGCATTCACGCTTGCACCCGGAAACTCAGCCAGCGATTCCACAAATACCCTCCAGTCGGGTTTTGGATAGTCTCCCATGAATATGTTGGGACGATAGCCAACCACCAGACTCGCATAAGGCAAATCGCCCAACTGGTCATTTGACTCTTCTAAGTAATATTGATAGCCGCCACCTACCCATGCGTACCAGGTACGGGAAGCATACCCGGTAGAGATAGCCCCATGCAGGGAGTTGCTTACATTGATACCTCCCCTTGTATCCTCAGTGGGTGTAGAAACACTTAATATGGCAGTAGATTCAAATCTTTTCCCCACGCCAAATGCATTGGAAAAAAAACGATACCAGACCGAAGCTTCAATATCCCCATTGGCGGGCATGTTGCTGTTTCCTCTAGTTCTGGGTGCTTCTGAAAGCCGGTTGATCATTGTCGGGGTAGTGATGTTTAACTGTAGGTCTTCTGTAACGCCATAAGACCAAATATACCTGAGCATGAAAGACTGATCATCTTTAGTGGCCAGACTCATGGCAGCAGCATTAAAATCTACTCCTCCCTTGGCTAAGGTTGGCGTTTGTAGTCCGAAGAGTGGCCCATGTCCTTGAGCGTAGGTTTTTGAAAGTGCCATCATGGCAACTATTATAATTATTATCGTTTGTTTCATCTTTACTTTTTAAATTGCTAAAAATTGTTGAAGTGGAAGCAGCAAGTAAGCAGAGAATAAGCCAACTACGTAAAGCCCAAAAGATATCCAAAGGATAACCTTACTCCACCGGGCGGCTGTATTGCAGGCCGTTTCATTTCCGTATTCATCTATTTCACAAGCCTGATCTTGCTTACGTCCATAGAACAACCAGAAATTGAACCCTATTAGTAATCCTGCACCCAAAAATGTCCAATGTTTATACTTACTTAACCATATCAGTGCGGGAAAATCTGATACCAACCCGGCCACAACCGCCCCCATACCCACAGCTACCAGCAATGATGGCAAGGCACAGCACAACAAGGTAGATACCGAAGTAAACAAGGACGCTATGCTGACGAAATCGTCTTTTAGCTTTATCAATTTTTGCATGATTAACTCTTAAAGTTCTTTGCTACTAAGTTTATTTCTTATCTGTTTTCTTTTTGACCTTAAACCCCCTGTCTTCAATAAGGGCAATAATGTCCTTTTCAGAAATTACCCTACTGTCATACCTGATTACTGATGAACTTTTATCAAAGAGGGTTTCACTGCTAAGAATACCTTTCTGTTCTTTGAGCATATTATCAATGCCATTGGCACATCCTGCCTGGCAACTCATGCCTTCTACTTTCAATTCAAGCTTGGTAGTGTTTTTTTCCATTTGTTCCATTTTCGGTGCTTTTTCTTTTTCTTGGGACTGTGCCCTTGCTCCATTAGCAATGAGTAAGGCTCCTAAACAAAACGTAAATACTAAAACTGTTTTCTTGATCATTTTTCTCATGATTTAACTCCTTTTTAAATTCATTCTCAAAAGTAGATTTATGAGGGGGGTGGTCTCCTAGGCCTTTTTGAAATATTTTTTTGATCTGAGTCTCTGGACCAAAGAAGTAGAACACTAGCCAGAGTGATAATATTTTTCATAACATATTGGCCTTCCATTGTCAGTATAAAAGGAAACTTGGCAAACATTAAATCAGGAAAAATAAAAAAGGTGAGCATTGTACCCAGCATGTGCAGAAATAGTAAGATCAATACAGGTTTTAAAAAATTTCCTATAATCAATAATATACCAAGGAGACTTTCAAAAACTGCCAGCACAATGGTACATGCAGGTGGAGAAATTACATGGAATGTAAGAGAACAAATGGTGCCAGCAGCCAGACTTTCTGCAGGACTTACCCCGGGGAAAAATTTAACTACGCCAAACCAGAAGAATATTGCTCCAATACTGATTCTGAGAATAGTATTGGTTCTATTCCTCAGGTATACAGGTATTGTATCTGATAGTAATTTCACTTTTCAGCTTTAAACATTCGAATGGCAAACAGCATCATCAAACCCTGCAATGCTGCGAATATCAAAAATGCGTTTTCCAAACCAATCGATAAGACTTCTCCAAATATGAGGCTCTCAACTCCAAAACCTGTAAACAGGGCAAAGACATTTAGTCCCATTGCTTGCCCTCCATATTTCTTGCCCCCTAACTCCGTTACAATTCCGGCAAAGAGAGGTTGGGTTAAGTCATATCCTAATGAAATCACTGTAACAGCAATGGCTGCCAATATTACTGATATATTGGTAGCCAATAGAGCAGTGGCCAAAGCCGCAATGCCTAGCCCAGGTATAATAAGCCGAAACCGGCCCCACCTATCTGCGGCCCTTCCGATACTGGAACCAAAAAGAAATCCCGGAACCCCATAGCCCAGAATAGCCAAACCAATACCTATTTCTCCTAAGATATATTTTACAGAGAAATAGTATCCAAGCCAGGTATAGATGCCTGAATGGAATATTCCATTCCAAAAAACAGAACTGTAAGTTTTTGCCCCTCTTGACATTGAAAGCAAATGGAAGAATTTTGAAAAAACCTGCCGTACATTTGGTTTATTTAATTCAGGTTTTTGGGATTTAAAATCAATTTGGAATGAGATAAACCATAATATTATGGCTCCTAAGATTGCAATCCCTAAGAAAAGCATCCGCCATCCGATAAAGGGCTCCAGCACAACTCCTGCGGTAGAACCTAGCGCCATACCCCCTTCCATAGCTGCAAATAGCAAACCTAGAGGTTTACCTCTCTCATGGGGCTCATATAAATCCCCAACCAGCGCCAGCGCCATGGGGATAACTCCGCTTGCACCAAGGCCAGTAAAAAGTCTGAGCATAATCAATTGTGAAGATGTTTGGGCCAAAGCAGTAAGTGCTGTCAACAGTATAAATGCCAGTAGTGAAAACCGAATTATCCGCATCCTTCCAAAACGATCAGAAAGAACCCCATAAAAAAGAATGGAAATACCATAGGTAATCATATAAGCAGGAATGACCAGCCCTATGTATTGCTCCGTTACCCCAAATACTTCTGACAGCTTGGGGATCAAAGGGGCTATCATATAGGCCTGAAAAAATATCAAAGAAGCAGCTAATGCCAGCAACCAGAATGCTTTTGATCTGTAAATTTGTTTCATTAAATCTTTTTAGTCTAAAGACTGTCTAAAGATATAAAAGGTCAATTCTGCCTCGCATAATTGACCTTTTATAAAATAATCTAAATTATTATGCCGCCATTTTAGCGCAACTTTCTGCGCAAGCTTTGCATTTCTCTGCACACTGCTTGCACACCTCACTGTCAAACTTGCTGCACTCTTCTGCACAGGCTTTACAGAGATCGGCACAAATGGCGCAAACCCTGTTTACATAATCCGACTGAGATGCCAGCATTTGGACACAAGCAGTACAAAGGGCAATGCAATCCAGACAAAGCTGATGGCATTTTTTCATATCGGGTTCACCCATATGCTGGTCCAGACAGATGCGCGCAGCGGTGATACAGGCATTACACTCGTCAATACATTGTTGAATTTCGTTGTTCAATGGTTTCATAACTTTGTTGGTTTAAAAGCTTTCCCTGCAGGCACGGCTACAGAGAAAATTTTATGAATAAGCCGTGCCTTATTGTTTTATCCCTGGCCGATACCCGCTTTGATCAGTTCTTCTTTGGTTATACCCTGATCCTGGCAACAGTCCAGCAATTTGCCATTGACTGCTATGGCCGGCACTTTTTTAATCTGGTATTCTTTCAGTTTGCTCAGACAGGTTTTGTCTTCACATTGCTTTACCAGATCATAGACTGTTATTTCACATTGATCACAGGCTAAGTCTTTTACCATACTGACCACCGGATCACAAACTGGGCAATTAGACGTAAATATTTCTACTTGTCTTTTCATAAATTCCTCCTTTTGAATTGTTCTGTAAAATGATTTGAGATTCTTTCCGGATAAGAACAATTCAAAGGTAAGCTAAGGGAGGGGGTGGTCGGCAAGAGTAAGAAGCCAGAAAATTTGATTTATTTTTCCGGAGATAGGTAAAGTGCTGGTGAAAAATGGAAGTTTTACCAGATCATACTGAAGGTAAATCCGGCACTTGCAATATAGAGCAACGGCTTATGAGTCGATATTTGCATTGCCTATTCGTTTCTTTAGCTCGGCTATTTCCTTCATTTTTTGAGTAAGGCTATCCAGTTCCAGGATAGGAAACTGCTGGCGGATAAATTCGATTCGTTCTTCATTCCCGCAATTACCCGGGCAGGCTTCAACGGTTTCTGAAATCTTAATGGCAAGAGCTTTCCGGTAAGCTTCATCCAATAATAAATAATGGGCTTTGTCCAACCCTTTTTGTGCTGCTTTGAACTGTAGCAAAATTTTTTCCGGATCTTTTCCTTCATCCAACATTTTTATCAAGCCATCCACCTGGCCTTTGATGCTTTGTAAGCGTGTCTTTATATCTTTTGTTAGGTCTTTGGGTATCATAATTTTTCACATTTTATTAAAGCTACGTTTCTGCACGGGGTGGTGAACAACGAATTGTTTATGTTTTTGAATTCAATTAAACCATAGACCCGATATCCGAACCCATAGAGGGATTGGAATAGACCATGTTCCTTATGTCAGCTACTTTGAGTTTTCCTCGAATAGCCATCGCAAAAAGATTGATCATTT
It encodes:
- a CDS encoding metal-sensitive transcriptional regulator yields the protein MIPKDLTKDIKTRLQSIKGQVDGLIKMLDEGKDPEKILLQFKAAQKGLDKAHYLLLDEAYRKALAIKISETVEACPGNCGNEERIEFIRQQFPILELDSLTQKMKEIAELKKRIGNANIDS
- a CDS encoding thioredoxin family protein, which codes for MKRQVEIFTSNCPVCDPVVSMVKDLACDQCEITVYDLVKQCEDKTCLSKLKEYQIKKVPAIAVNGKLLDCCQDQGITKEELIKAGIGQG
- a CDS encoding MFS transporter codes for the protein MKQIYRSKAFWLLALAASLIFFQAYMIAPLIPKLSEVFGVTEQYIGLVIPAYMITYGISILFYGVLSDRFGRMRIIRFSLLAFILLTALTALAQTSSQLIMLRLFTGLGASGVIPMALALVGDLYEPHERGKPLGLLFAAMEGGMALGSTAGVVLEPFIGWRMLFLGIAILGAIILWFISFQIDFKSQKPELNKPNVRQVFSKFFHLLSMSRGAKTYSSVFWNGIFHSGIYTWLGYYFSVKYILGEIGIGLAILGYGVPGFLFGSSIGRAADRWGRFRLIIPGLGIAALATALLATNISVILAAIAVTVISLGYDLTQPLFAGIVTELGGKKYGGQAMGLNVFALFTGFGVESLIFGEVLSIGLENAFLIFAALQGLMMLFAIRMFKAEK
- a CDS encoding heavy-metal-associated domain-containing protein; the encoded protein is MIKKTVLVFTFCLGALLIANGARAQSQEKEKAPKMEQMEKNTTKLELKVEGMSCQAGCANGIDNMLKEQKGILSSETLFDKSSSVIRYDSRVISEKDIIALIEDRGFKVKKKTDKK
- a CDS encoding heavy-metal-associated domain-containing protein, encoding MKKIGIILVISIFSFGSAMAQLVKVDQEVFGMDCAPCAYGLERGLKKMGGLGSIKVSLNDGKAYLTLSPDNKLTLQKIQEEVKNNGFSARRAEVVLTGELCKSEGTWQIKVNDETFQVTSDTTREIIRSLNPGIIKARLLIKDKSDRELSGTWEARIEEIM
- a CDS encoding TolC family protein, which gives rise to MKVIINVLILLFLGSGIGFAQAPEDYFEIAAKNNPGLQAKYAAFEAAIQKVEQVNTLSDPSFSFGYFISPVETRVGPQRARFSLTQMFPWFGTLKAQGNAAALMAEAKYQSFLDARNLLYYQVEAAYYPLYELNQWKEIERENIEILESYKTIANKKFENGTGTMVDVLRVDIMLKDAVTNLSILEDKEKPLVTRFNKLLNRKEDALITVRDSLIIQPLPTTFRKDSLLLNNPVLEELDLKIASSEASEEVAHKQGLPKFGLGLDYVMIGERTDLASGMAAPHDNGKNALMPMVSVSIPLFRGKYKAAVKEAKLIQKSYALQKEDYANTLTSGYDMAWFEMQQQQELLALYGQQIQETDQALNLLFTAYGNSGKEFEEVLRMQQQLLKYEKMKATAEIQFHIALAKLHYLTAKNY
- a CDS encoding DoxX family protein — translated: MKLLSDTIPVYLRNRTNTILRISIGAIFFWFGVVKFFPGVSPAESLAAGTICSLTFHVISPPACTIVLAVFESLLGILLIIGNFLKPVLILLFLHMLGTMLTFFIFPDLMFAKFPFILTMEGQYVMKNIITLASVLLLWSRDSDQKNISKRPRRPPPS
- a CDS encoding HYC_CC_PP family protein, yielding MKKAVSIFLLIVMLLSNIGVTWATHLCCGIAVKSALMLGNGELDCGMNHSELDNTDDSFAERTVVKDKCCDNHYTTIESDEAIFSKTSLNSINVDFFIPFVYSYLGIDPFNQDHSTVYTDYSPPLLKQDRQVMFQSFLI
- a CDS encoding four-helix bundle copper-binding protein translates to MKPLNNEIQQCIDECNACITAARICLDQHMGEPDMKKCHQLCLDCIALCTACVQMLASQSDYVNRVCAICADLCKACAEECSKFDSEVCKQCAEKCKACAESCAKMAA
- a CDS encoding efflux RND transporter permease subunit, whose protein sequence is MLNKIIRYFLDNKLVTVLVLSGFIVWGIVTAPFGWKMGTLPSDPVPVDAIPDIGENQQIVFTQWQGRSPQDIEDQISYPLTTYLLGIPGVKSIRSSSIFGFSSIFIIFNEDVEFYWSRSRILEKLNALPSGLLPEGVQPALGPDATALGQVYWYTIEGRDKEGNPTGGWDLHEIRTVQDFYVKYGLNATEGVSEVASIGGFVQEYQIDVNPDALKAYEIPLHKVMQAVQRSNKDVGAKTIEINQAEYLVRGLGYIKQVEDLEKAVVAVQDNVPIRIKDVGVATLGPATRRGLLDKDGAEVVGGVVVARYGANPLEVINNVKDKIKEIAPGLPKKTLADGRESQLTIVPFYDRSELIYETLGTLEEALSLEILISILVVIVMVYNLRASLLISSILPIAVLMVFIAMRYFGVDANIVALSGIAIAIGTMVDLGIILSENIIKHMDEAPPGQQLKETIYNGSTEVATAILTAVSTTIVSFIPVFTMQAAEGKLFGPLAFTKTFALIAALIVSLIILPTLAHWFFGARIKNKALARGVNIGLMLIGVLAIILGHYWGGIVLALYGLSGILKNKYHETHKDSGKWYVKIVRKADLIIAVLGITWLLARYWLPLGAGKSLLLNVIFVGLLLGLILGSFSVLEYYYKVILKWCLDNKVKFLLIPSFLILVGANVWLGFNAVFGFAAKGFDALGWDIKTTKIWSGLTHSFPGVGKEFMPSLDEGSFLLMPTSMPHSGVEFNRKVVGQLDMLLTNIPEVDLTVGKLGRVESALDPAPISMYENIINYKPEYMLNAKGHRVRFKVDKEDRFILDSGDSLTNDEAIDRGITVEELIPDDNGNYFRNWRPQIKSPDDIWNEIVKVTKIPGVTSAPKLQPIETRLVMLQTGMRAPMGIKVYGPDLKTIEDFGLRLEEILKNVPSVKAEAAFADRIVGKPYLHLNINRDEISRYGLNVEDVQQTVETAIGGMKITSTVEGRERFPVRVRYPRELRDDPESLGKILLPTPTGAQIPISQVVDFEYVRGPQAIKSEETFLVGYVLFDKRDGYSEVGVVNDAQAAIQASIDEGDLIVPSGISYKFSGSYENQVRAEKRLSIIVPLVLGIVFLILYFQFKSVSTSLMVFSGIAMAFSGGFIMLWLYGQDWFVNFSLFGTNMRDLFQMHTINLSVAVWVGFIALFGIATDDGVLIATYLDQSFERNRPENLNQVREAVVEAGLRRIRPALMTVSTTMIALLPVLTSTGRGSDIMIPMAIPSFGGMAFALVSIFIVPVLYSMREERKIKKTRS